Below is a window of Acidimicrobiales bacterium DNA.
TGGGTTCCATCTCGGAGATCCAGCCGCTCACGACGGAGGCGGCGATGACCGACGCCAGCGCCGCCGTCGACGACGCCGGGCAGGCGGTGAGGAAGACGACGACGACCGTCGCCATGGACTTCGGCCGCATCACCCTCGACGCCGACCTGCGCCTCTACCTGTTCGGCACACCGGGCCAGACGAGGTTCTGGTTCATGTGGGACGACCTCGTGCGGGGCGCCATCGGCGCCGTCGTCCTCGTCGACACCCGGCGGGTGGCCGACTGCTTCCCGGCCATCGACTACTTCGAGCAGTGCGGGCTGCCGTTCATCGTGGCCGTCAACCGGTTCAACGGCGTCGCCGCTCACCGGGAGCCCGCCGTGCGCGAGGCGCTCGCCATCGCCGACGACGTACCGATCGTGTTCTGCGACGCTCGCAT
It encodes the following:
- a CDS encoding ATP/GTP-binding protein; amino-acid sequence: MPSEPVAASAPRPVKIVVAGGFAVGKTTFVGSISEIQPLTTEAAMTDASAAVDDAGQAVRKTTTTVAMDFGRITLDADLRLYLFGTPGQTRFWFMWDDLVRGAIGAVVLVDTRRVADCFPAIDYFEQCGLPFIVAVNRFNGVAAHREPAVREALAIADDVPIVFCDARIRQSAKETLVSLVEHVLAGVGR